In a single window of the Pseudomonadota bacterium genome:
- a CDS encoding amidohydrolase, producing MKYDIIIHNGIIVTVNKDFDIIKDGIVFITDGKIVEVSSKPLTAPLPEAKEIIDAQGGIIIPGLVNTHTHLPMTILRGIGDDLLLSEWLNNYIFPLEAKYMNPETVRVASYLGCAEMLLSGTTSCCDGYFFEEEVAQAVLESGMRAVLGHGVIDFAAPGVLDPANNIKTALNFVQKWQNVSSLITPSIFCHSPYTCSEETLKKAKQIASSHNILFQIHVAETKDEYDTIMAKHSVSPVKYLEQTGILDENTLLVHAVWIDENDIKIISTHNSKVSHNPQSNMKLASGISPVPKILKERITVGLGTDGCASNNDSDMFKEMDTAAKLHKVNVLDPTVMDAETVVKMATIKGAEAIGIGNETGSIEKGKQADIIIIDTNVSHLIPMYHPVSHIVYSATGSDVRDVVVSGKVVVKNKKLLTLDIEDIMDKINLLASNIKKDPIMI from the coding sequence ATGAAATACGATATTATAATTCATAATGGAATAATCGTAACGGTCAATAAAGATTTTGATATTATAAAAGACGGCATTGTCTTTATTACTGACGGCAAGATAGTAGAAGTATCATCAAAACCCTTAACCGCCCCCCTTCCGGAAGCAAAAGAAATAATTGATGCTCAAGGCGGAATAATAATTCCGGGGCTGGTAAACACCCACACACACCTTCCGATGACTATCTTAAGAGGGATAGGCGATGACCTTTTGCTTTCCGAATGGCTCAATAATTATATTTTCCCTTTAGAAGCAAAGTATATGAATCCCGAAACTGTAAGGGTTGCTTCTTATCTTGGATGTGCCGAAATGCTTCTTTCGGGCACTACAAGTTGCTGTGACGGATATTTTTTTGAGGAAGAAGTTGCACAAGCCGTGCTTGAATCAGGGATGCGCGCTGTTTTAGGGCATGGCGTGATTGATTTTGCCGCACCAGGAGTTTTGGATCCGGCAAACAATATAAAAACAGCTCTGAATTTTGTGCAAAAATGGCAAAACGTATCTTCATTGATTACACCCTCAATTTTTTGTCATTCACCCTATACATGTTCGGAAGAGACACTTAAAAAAGCAAAACAGATTGCTTCATCTCACAATATACTATTTCAGATTCATGTGGCTGAAACAAAAGATGAATATGATACAATTATGGCAAAGCATTCGGTTTCACCTGTAAAGTATCTTGAGCAAACAGGGATTCTTGATGAAAACACACTTCTTGTTCATGCTGTTTGGATTGATGAAAATGATATAAAGATTATATCAACGCATAACTCAAAAGTTTCCCATAATCCCCAGAGTAATATGAAACTTGCATCCGGGATATCGCCTGTGCCAAAAATTTTAAAAGAAAGAATCACAGTGGGCCTTGGAACTGACGGTTGCGCAAGCAATAATGACTCTGATATGTTTAAGGAGATGGATACCGCAGCTAAGTTGCATAAAGTTAATGTCCTTGACCCCACAGTTATGGATGCCGAAACCGTAGTTAAAATGGCAACAATTAAAGGAGCAGAAGCTATAGGAATTGGCAATGAAACCGGAAGCATAGAAAAAGGAAAACAGGCCGATATCATTATAATAGACACAAATGTTTCTCATTTGATTCCGATGTATCATCCTGTCTCGCATATAGTATATTCGGCAACAGGCTCTGATGTTAGAGATGTGGTTGTTTCCGGGAAAGTGGTAGTAAAGAATAAAAAGCTTTTAACCCTGGATATAGAAGATATTATGGATAAAATAAATCTTCTTGCCTCCAACATTAAAAAAGATCCGATAATGATATGA
- a CDS encoding PxxKW family cysteine-rich protein, whose product MVCTTIKNGRECPFMAAKGCSYNGGSCHEIIEQCKGCGKSIETSSGWYCASYPEPSLKWKNGNCNFATHIATAAVAKTKVNPIKASKRGSKR is encoded by the coding sequence ATGGTTTGTACAACAATAAAAAACGGTAGGGAATGTCCATTTATGGCAGCTAAAGGTTGTTCATATAACGGCGGATCATGCCATGAAATAATTGAACAATGCAAAGGTTGCGGTAAAAGCATCGAAACCTCTTCTGGCTGGTATTGCGCTTCCTATCCGGAACCTTCCTTAAAGTGGAAAAACGGGAATTGCAATTTTGCGACTCATATTGCAACCGCTGCTGTAGCAAAAACAAAAGTTAATCCAATCAAGGCATCCAAACGCGGAAGCAAACGATAA
- a CDS encoding UbiX family flavin prenyltransferase, translating into MKKRLVIGISGATGAIYGIRMLELLKDTDIETHLVLSNAAEKIIRLETDCSIDHVKGLAHYYHDIDNVGASIASGSFETIGMVVIPCSIKTLSGIANSFSVNLLIRAADVTLKERRKLVLMLGESPFHKGHFRLMSQAVDIGAIITLSAVSFYTRPATIQDIVDQSVARTLNIFDIKIDSFKRWSQADGDKAMDLLKKERDLQK; encoded by the coding sequence ATGAAAAAACGATTGGTAATCGGAATATCAGGAGCTACGGGTGCAATTTACGGCATAAGAATGCTGGAGCTGTTAAAGGATACGGATATTGAAACACATCTTGTTTTATCTAATGCTGCTGAAAAAATAATTCGATTGGAAACGGATTGTTCGATAGATCATGTAAAGGGGCTTGCACATTATTACCATGATATCGATAATGTTGGGGCTTCTATCGCAAGCGGATCATTTGAAACAATCGGTATGGTTGTCATTCCTTGTTCCATAAAGACTTTATCCGGAATTGCTAATTCCTTCAGCGTTAATCTTTTGATCAGAGCTGCGGATGTGACACTGAAGGAGAGAAGAAAACTTGTTTTAATGCTTGGAGAATCACCTTTTCACAAGGGTCATTTCAGGTTGATGTCCCAGGCAGTCGATATAGGCGCTATCATCACTCTTTCTGCTGTAAGCTTTTATACAAGACCTGCAACAATCCAGGATATAGTAGATCAAAGTGTGGCAAGAACACTGAATATCTTTGATATAAAGATTGATTCCTTTAAACGATGGTCCCAGGCGGATGGAGATAAAGCTATGGACCTTTTGAAAAAGGAACGGGACCTTCAAAAATGA
- a CDS encoding DNA-3-methyladenine glycosylase I, translated as MKLAPVYIDYYDNKWGFEVHADRILFEFLVLEGAQAGWN; from the coding sequence TTGAAACTGGCTCCTGTATATATTGATTATTACGATAACAAGTGGGGCTTTGAAGTTCACGCCGATAGAATTCTTTTTGAATTTCTGGTTCTTGAAGGGGCACAGGCCGGTTGGAACTGA
- a CDS encoding DUF47 family protein, whose product MLKRFLPKETGFFEFFERQIALTIKGVEEFLELVTNADNIEERVERIKEIEHQSDNVTHECYSALRKTFITPFDRTEIIAMIKKLDDIMDATDSAAERILIYEVTEFLPEMKEIALLLLKASMELQQALKMLNKPKKREAVLNSCVIIHKLENSGDDVLRKGLARLFKEEKDPIKLIKYKEILQDLECATDFAEEVANLIEGVILEED is encoded by the coding sequence ATGCTAAAACGATTTTTACCAAAAGAAACGGGGTTTTTTGAATTTTTCGAACGGCAAATAGCTCTTACCATAAAAGGAGTCGAAGAATTTTTAGAGCTTGTAACAAATGCTGATAATATTGAAGAACGGGTAGAACGGATTAAAGAAATAGAACATCAATCAGATAATGTAACTCACGAATGCTATAGCGCTTTGCGTAAAACTTTTATCACTCCTTTTGATCGCACGGAGATCATTGCCATGATCAAAAAGCTTGATGATATAATGGATGCCACAGATTCGGCAGCTGAGCGCATTTTGATATACGAAGTAACGGAATTTCTTCCTGAAATGAAAGAAATTGCACTTTTACTTTTAAAAGCCTCCATGGAACTTCAGCAAGCATTAAAAATGTTGAATAAGCCCAAAAAGCGGGAGGCCGTACTTAATAGCTGTGTTATTATTCATAAACTTGAAAATAGCGGCGATGATGTTTTACGCAAAGGGCTTGCTAGGTTATTCAAAGAGGAAAAAGATCCTATTAAGCTTATAAAGTATAAAGAAATACTACAGGATCTTGAATGTGCTACAGATTTTGCTGAGGAAGTGGCTAATCTGATTGAAGGAGTAATACTAGAGGAAGATTAG
- a CDS encoding purine-nucleoside phosphorylase codes for MITSGKIAKKTAAFLRKYIKNIPKIAILSGTGLSESMQAMDISYSCRYEDIPNFPVSTVESHISKLLVGKFEEHEVIVLQGRFHLYEGYSPLEVTFPIRVMQELGVKFLILTNAAGGLNTSFSSGDIMVITDHINLTGYNPLVGSNDDSLGVRFPDMSAVYDKNLIESALNAAKEDGLPLKKGVYAGLLGPSLETPAEVRFLKTIGADAVGFSTVQEVISGVHAGMRILGLSAITNVHNPDNPSPSSIDEIIETARNITPKIGVIIRKVIRDINE; via the coding sequence ATGATAACATCAGGTAAAATTGCAAAAAAAACCGCTGCGTTTTTAAGAAAATATATCAAAAATATCCCTAAAATAGCTATTCTTTCCGGTACCGGTTTAAGTGAGAGCATGCAGGCAATGGATATTTCTTATTCCTGCCGGTACGAAGACATTCCTAATTTCCCGGTTTCTACGGTTGAAAGCCATATAAGCAAGCTTCTTGTTGGAAAATTTGAAGAACATGAAGTTATAGTCCTGCAGGGGCGTTTTCATCTCTACGAAGGTTACTCGCCTCTTGAGGTTACTTTTCCCATAAGGGTTATGCAGGAACTTGGAGTAAAATTCCTGATTTTAACAAATGCCGCAGGGGGGCTTAATACATCATTTTCTTCTGGGGATATAATGGTAATAACAGATCATATAAACCTGACCGGCTATAATCCGCTTGTTGGTTCTAATGACGATAGCCTGGGTGTCAGGTTTCCTGATATGAGTGCAGTATATGATAAAAATTTAATTGAATCCGCCTTAAATGCAGCAAAAGAAGATGGCCTGCCTTTAAAGAAAGGTGTTTATGCCGGGCTTTTGGGACCTTCCCTTGAAACTCCCGCAGAAGTCCGTTTTTTAAAAACAATAGGCGCCGATGCGGTTGGCTTTTCCACAGTGCAGGAAGTAATTTCCGGTGTTCATGCCGGCATGAGGATTCTCGGTCTTTCGGCAATAACCAATGTTCATAACCCTGATAACCCTTCACCTTCTTCAATTGATGAAATCATTGAAACAGCAAGAAACATAACTCCCAAAATAGGAGTAATAATAAGAAAGGTTATAAGAGATATTAATGAATGA
- a CDS encoding DNA-3-methyladenine glycosylase I gives MKGHRPVGTELYFFKKRNNYKKAFKFFDPKIIFAHESNKIVPLLPDKGIIRNKLFSL, from the coding sequence TTGAAGGGGCACAGGCCGGTTGGAACTGAATTATATTTTTTTAAAAAAAGAAATAATTACAAAAAGGCTTTTAAATTTTTTGATCCCAAAATAATATTTGCCCATGAATCAAATAAGATAGTACCACTTCTTCCAGATAAAGGCATAATAAGGAACAAACTGTTTTCGTTATGA
- a CDS encoding inorganic phosphate transporter, whose protein sequence is MAPIWYVVIFTVIIALVFDVINGFHDAANSIATVVSTRVLSPRLAVIWAAFFNFIAMFVFAPKVADTISKIIHINANDPAYVYVVLSGLIGAIVWDLLTWWWGLPTSSSHALIGGFAGAGITYAGFSAPRWDKLFATITFIPVAPLMGFVLGLLFMFLVLWIFRRWRPKQVDNLFRKGQLFSAALYSLGHGGNDAQKTMGIIIALLVASGVMDSTVTLSLSDFSTAWIILSCHLAMAIGTAFGGWRIVKTMGMKITKLKPVGGFCAETAGALTLFFATYAGIPVSTTHTIAGSIVGVGSTSKLSSVKWGVAARIVWAWVITIPASALVASLFMYAMQFLHPHF, encoded by the coding sequence ATGGCTCCCATATGGTATGTTGTAATATTTACTGTTATTATTGCGCTTGTTTTTGATGTTATCAATGGTTTTCATGACGCGGCCAATTCTATAGCCACCGTTGTTTCAACCCGTGTTCTTTCTCCACGACTTGCCGTAATTTGGGCGGCATTTTTCAATTTTATTGCCATGTTTGTTTTTGCACCAAAGGTAGCGGATACCATCTCTAAAATCATTCATATAAATGCTAATGATCCTGCTTATGTGTATGTAGTATTATCAGGTCTAATCGGAGCAATTGTATGGGATTTACTGACTTGGTGGTGGGGGCTTCCGACCAGCTCCTCCCATGCTCTGATAGGCGGTTTTGCGGGTGCCGGAATTACATATGCAGGCTTTTCTGCACCAAGGTGGGATAAATTATTTGCTACAATTACTTTTATACCGGTAGCACCTCTTATGGGTTTTGTGCTTGGTTTGCTTTTTATGTTCCTTGTATTATGGATTTTCAGGAGATGGCGCCCAAAACAGGTGGACAATTTATTCCGGAAAGGTCAACTTTTTTCTGCAGCTCTTTATTCACTTGGGCATGGAGGTAATGACGCCCAGAAAACCATGGGAATTATTATTGCCCTGCTGGTTGCTTCCGGCGTCATGGATAGCACAGTCACTCTCAGTCTGAGTGATTTTTCCACAGCATGGATTATACTGTCATGCCACCTTGCGATGGCTATAGGTACTGCATTTGGGGGCTGGCGGATAGTTAAAACAATGGGTATGAAAATTACCAAGTTAAAACCTGTTGGAGGGTTCTGCGCCGAAACAGCCGGAGCTCTTACACTCTTTTTTGCAACCTATGCGGGGATTCCTGTTTCAACAACGCACACCATTGCAGGATCAATTGTCGGAGTAGGATCTACATCCAAGCTTTCAAGCGTAAAGTGGGGTGTAGCGGCACGCATAGTCTGGGCATGGGTTATTACTATTCCTGCTTCAGCCCTTGTTGCTTCATTATTTATGTATGCGATGCAATTTTTGCATCCTCATTTTTGA
- a CDS encoding amidohydrolase — translation MNELSADILILNGTLVLMDRENTIIENGAVAVNKDIITATGKTGELSSYKAAKVIDAKGGIIMPGLINAHTHASMSIFRGLADDLPLMDWLNNHIFPAESKLTQQRVYDGALLACAEMIQSGITCFCDMYLFEDHVAMAASDAGLRALVGEVLYDFPSPNYGPIEKGFLYTKMLIEKYRDDPLIKIAVEPHSTYLCAPELLKNAALLAKKNDLLLVIHVAETESEILQIKAKYGLTPVGFLEDIGVLSSNLLACHCVHLTDNDISLLKKYDAKIAHNPESNMKLASGIAPVPKLLEQGICVGIGTDGCASNNNLDIFHEMNMAAKLGKVSTLDPTAMNAESVLKMATIDGARALGISDITGSIEVGKKADVIIIETKKPHLTPMYNPVSVLVHAVRASDVKTSIINGKVVMENGKLLTLDIKKAAEKVRNIALDMI, via the coding sequence ATGAATGAGCTTTCTGCGGATATTCTGATATTAAACGGCACACTTGTTTTAATGGACCGTGAAAATACCATAATAGAAAACGGTGCTGTGGCTGTAAACAAAGATATCATAACAGCAACGGGCAAAACCGGAGAACTCTCTTCGTATAAGGCTGCAAAGGTTATTGATGCAAAAGGCGGCATAATTATGCCTGGTCTTATAAATGCGCATACCCATGCATCAATGTCTATATTCAGAGGTCTTGCAGACGATCTGCCTCTGATGGACTGGCTCAATAACCATATTTTTCCGGCAGAATCGAAGCTCACACAGCAAAGAGTTTATGACGGGGCACTTCTTGCCTGCGCGGAAATGATTCAATCAGGTATCACCTGCTTTTGCGACATGTATCTTTTTGAAGACCATGTTGCCATGGCAGCTTCTGATGCAGGGTTACGTGCGTTAGTTGGTGAAGTGCTTTATGATTTTCCTTCGCCAAATTACGGGCCTATAGAAAAAGGCTTTTTATATACTAAAATGCTTATCGAAAAGTATCGCGATGATCCTTTGATAAAGATTGCCGTAGAGCCTCATTCCACATATCTTTGCGCACCTGAACTTCTTAAAAATGCAGCTTTGCTTGCTAAAAAAAATGATCTTTTGCTGGTTATCCATGTTGCAGAAACTGAAAGTGAAATCTTACAAATAAAAGCAAAATATGGGCTTACGCCTGTTGGATTCTTAGAAGATATCGGAGTATTGTCTTCAAACCTTCTTGCCTGTCACTGTGTTCATTTGACCGATAACGACATTTCGCTTTTAAAAAAATATGATGCCAAAATTGCCCATAATCCTGAAAGCAACATGAAACTTGCTTCAGGCATTGCGCCTGTTCCAAAATTATTGGAACAGGGAATATGCGTGGGTATCGGAACAGACGGTTGTGCAAGCAATAACAATCTTGATATTTTCCATGAAATGAATATGGCTGCAAAACTCGGCAAAGTCAGTACTCTTGATCCCACTGCAATGAATGCCGAATCGGTTTTGAAAATGGCAACCATAGATGGAGCAAGGGCCCTTGGCATATCTGATATAACCGGTTCTATCGAAGTAGGCAAAAAAGCCGATGTAATAATCATTGAGACAAAAAAGCCGCATCTTACTCCCATGTATAATCCGGTATCTGTTCTTGTACATGCCGTAAGAGCAAGTGATGTAAAAACATCTATTATAAACGGCAAAGTAGTTATGGAAAATGGAAAGCTTCTCACATTAGATATTAAAAAAGCAGCAGAAAAAGTCAGAAACATTGCGCTGGATATGATTTGA
- the ade gene encoding adenine deaminase, protein MNLGLKIKASLGDLEADILFTNARIINVFSGEIMPGNFAVTGGFFSGFGSYKAKKIVDLKNSIVAPGFIDAHVHIESSMSCITEFVRAIFPRGTTCVVADPHEIANVLGKTGIDYMIESSRNQPIDIYFSLPSCVPASDMETSGAKLTANDLFPYMNNERIVSLAEVMNFPGVIYGDQDILAKIELSKKHKKPIDGHAPCLSGKNLYAYLAAGISSDHECTTIAEAKEKLSAGMHIMIREGTAAKNLSVLLPLVNEKNFHRIMWCTDDRHPGDIINRGHIDSMVQEAVRYGIDPITAIRMATINPANYFGLYEKGAIAPGRHADFVVFKDLNNPLIEQVYSRGVLLAQNGVIENEVRKPEPVLLPSAMNVEISDIDFSISYKSEKIKVIEIIPDQIITRHIVSKTNIVNGMAVSDISNDILKICVIERHKSTGNIGKGFVKGLSLKKGAIASSVAHDSHNIIVAGTNDEDMKVAANAVIQMGGGLSAACDGNVCATLCLPIVGLMSDETVCDIDRDMKHLVSIAQSFGSLLADPFMALSFLALPVIPELKITDKGLVDVDKFCIVPLFEP, encoded by the coding sequence ATGAACCTTGGTTTAAAAATAAAAGCTTCCCTTGGAGATTTAGAAGCAGACATACTTTTTACAAATGCCCGCATCATAAATGTGTTTTCAGGCGAAATCATGCCCGGAAATTTTGCTGTTACCGGAGGGTTTTTTTCAGGTTTCGGATCTTATAAGGCAAAAAAAATTGTTGATCTTAAAAACAGTATTGTTGCACCTGGTTTTATTGATGCACATGTTCATATAGAAAGTTCCATGTCCTGTATAACGGAATTTGTAAGAGCGATTTTTCCCAGAGGCACTACCTGTGTTGTTGCAGACCCGCACGAGATTGCAAATGTTTTGGGAAAAACCGGAATAGATTATATGATCGAATCAAGCAGGAATCAGCCGATTGATATATACTTTTCCTTGCCTTCTTGTGTTCCGGCAAGTGATATGGAAACTTCAGGCGCAAAACTTACTGCTAATGATCTTTTTCCCTATATGAATAACGAACGCATTGTATCACTTGCGGAAGTGATGAACTTTCCAGGTGTTATTTACGGCGATCAGGATATCCTTGCTAAAATAGAACTTTCAAAAAAACATAAAAAACCTATCGATGGGCATGCTCCATGTTTATCCGGGAAAAACCTTTACGCATATTTAGCGGCAGGCATTTCAAGCGACCATGAATGCACAACAATTGCAGAAGCAAAAGAAAAGTTGTCAGCCGGAATGCATATAATGATAAGGGAAGGTACTGCTGCAAAAAATCTTTCGGTTCTGCTTCCTCTTGTGAATGAAAAGAATTTTCATCGGATTATGTGGTGTACCGATGACCGCCACCCCGGCGATATTATCAATAGAGGTCATATAGATTCAATGGTACAAGAAGCCGTAAGATACGGAATTGATCCTATTACTGCAATACGAATGGCAACAATAAATCCTGCAAATTATTTCGGCCTTTATGAAAAAGGCGCTATCGCTCCGGGAAGGCATGCCGATTTTGTTGTATTTAAGGATTTGAATAATCCTTTAATAGAGCAGGTGTATTCAAGAGGAGTGCTTTTGGCGCAAAACGGGGTGATAGAAAATGAGGTTAGAAAACCCGAACCTGTTTTGCTGCCTTCTGCAATGAATGTTGAAATAAGCGATATTGATTTTTCCATTTCTTATAAATCTGAAAAAATAAAAGTAATAGAAATTATACCGGATCAGATTATAACCCGTCATATTGTTTCAAAAACAAATATTGTAAACGGTATGGCTGTTTCCGATATATCAAATGATATTTTAAAAATCTGTGTTATTGAAAGGCACAAAAGCACAGGTAATATCGGCAAAGGTTTTGTCAAAGGTTTAAGCCTGAAAAAAGGAGCAATTGCATCAAGCGTTGCACATGATTCCCACAATATAATTGTTGCAGGAACAAATGATGAAGATATGAAAGTTGCAGCAAATGCGGTTATTCAAATGGGCGGAGGACTATCAGCAGCATGTGACGGAAATGTTTGCGCAACGCTTTGTCTTCCTATTGTCGGCCTGATGTCAGATGAAACCGTTTGTGATATTGACAGAGATATGAAACATCTTGTTTCAATTGCTCAATCTTTCGGCTCATTACTTGCCGATCCGTTTATGGCTCTCTCATTTCTCGCCCTTCCTGTAATTCCTGAACTTAAAATTACCGATAAAGGGCTTGTTGATGTTGATAAATTTTGTATAGTGCCACTTTTTGAACCGTAA
- a CDS encoding KamA family radical SAM protein: protein MKQFNYKDFSDWHDLVQNSIIKSEELLEILPVEKNNIEKIIKTYPMRINPYYLSLIKHANCPIGKQAIPDLKEIEDFNTITDPDPLCEEIQSPVPNLIHRYPDRVLFMVSAECAMYCRFCMRKRKVGHSLAITDETINTGIEYIKKTKTIREVVISGGDPLLLEDKKLGNILKDLRAIGHIEILRIHTRIPCTLPQRITKDLADILRCYHPLFINVHFNHPDEITKEAALACATLADAGIPLGCQTVLLSGINNDADIMKTLMKKLVMIRVKPYYIHQLDTVRGTLHFKTTIEDGLNIMQSLYGLSGLCVPQYMKDLPGGGGKIPMLPRYLKTVSGDTLKLAHFKDSGIVD from the coding sequence TTGAAACAATTTAATTATAAAGATTTTTCAGACTGGCATGATCTTGTGCAAAACAGCATAATAAAATCCGAAGAGCTTTTGGAGATATTGCCGGTTGAAAAAAATAATATAGAAAAAATAATAAAAACATACCCTATGCGCATAAATCCTTACTATCTTTCCTTAATCAAACATGCGAATTGCCCTATAGGCAAACAGGCTATTCCGGATCTGAAAGAAATCGAAGATTTTAATACTATTACTGATCCCGACCCGCTTTGTGAGGAAATTCAGTCTCCGGTACCAAACTTGATTCATCGTTATCCTGACAGGGTACTTTTTATGGTTTCTGCCGAATGTGCAATGTATTGCCGCTTTTGTATGAGAAAAAGAAAAGTCGGGCACTCTTTGGCAATAACGGATGAAACAATTAACACAGGCATAGAATATATCAAAAAAACCAAAACTATACGTGAGGTTGTGATTTCAGGTGGCGACCCCTTGCTTTTGGAAGACAAAAAGTTAGGCAATATTTTAAAAGATTTAAGAGCAATCGGCCATATTGAAATACTGCGGATTCACACAAGAATTCCATGCACGCTTCCTCAAAGGATTACAAAAGATCTTGCGGATATATTACGCTGCTATCATCCTCTTTTTATAAATGTCCATTTTAATCATCCGGATGAAATAACAAAAGAAGCCGCTCTTGCATGTGCTACTCTTGCTGATGCCGGAATTCCACTTGGCTGCCAGACAGTGCTTTTAAGCGGTATTAATAACGATGCGGACATAATGAAGACTCTGATGAAAAAGCTCGTTATGATAAGGGTTAAGCCATACTATATACATCAACTGGATACGGTAAGAGGAACCCTTCATTTTAAAACAACTATTGAAGATGGGCTGAATATAATGCAATCTCTTTATGGATTATCCGGCCTTTGTGTCCCGCAATATATGAAAGATCTTCCGGGAGGAGGAGGAAAAATACCTATGTTGCCGAGATATTTAAAAACTGTTTCGGGCGATACGCTAAAACTTGCACATTTTAAAGACAGCGGTATTGTTGACTAA
- the mtnA gene encoding S-methyl-5-thioribose-1-phosphate isomerase, with the protein MKETKSPPPIPLRPIWLDDKQDAVKIIDQRLLPHKFIIVDLKTVDDVITAIKDMYVRGAPLIGVTAAYGVYLAVLSLLKNQGGNDFIVNECNRIKSARPTAINLVWAVDRVLKKVLSVDKIQDKIFAARDEAAIIAEEEVKNCKDIGLHGREIIEKISRNKNNATVNILTHCNAGWLACVEYGTATAPIYAAHEKGMDVHVWVDETRPLNQGARLTAWELGKSGVKHTVITDNAGGHLMQNGMVDIVIVGTDRTTYKGDVANKIGTYLKALAAKDNNIPFYVALPSSTFDWNIDNIKDMPIELRDPDEVRYVQGLDIDIIKSVLITPKESPAANFAFDVTPSRLVTGFITERGICSAENINELFPDKIKIKIA; encoded by the coding sequence ATGAAAGAAACAAAATCCCCCCCCCCAATACCTCTTCGGCCAATATGGCTTGATGACAAACAGGATGCCGTCAAAATTATTGACCAGAGGCTTCTTCCGCACAAGTTTATCATCGTTGATCTTAAAACCGTTGATGATGTGATAACTGCGATTAAAGATATGTACGTTAGAGGAGCTCCTCTTATAGGAGTAACGGCAGCATACGGGGTTTATCTTGCCGTACTTAGTCTTTTAAAAAACCAGGGCGGAAATGATTTTATTGTAAATGAGTGTAACAGAATAAAATCTGCAAGGCCGACAGCTATAAATCTTGTATGGGCAGTTGACAGAGTATTAAAAAAGGTTCTTTCTGTTGATAAAATTCAGGATAAAATTTTTGCAGCTCGAGATGAGGCAGCAATAATAGCTGAAGAAGAAGTTAAAAACTGCAAGGATATAGGCCTTCATGGCCGTGAAATAATAGAGAAGATAAGCCGCAACAAAAATAATGCTACAGTAAATATTTTAACTCATTGTAATGCCGGCTGGCTTGCCTGTGTAGAATACGGCACAGCAACAGCTCCAATTTATGCTGCTCATGAAAAAGGGATGGATGTCCATGTCTGGGTTGATGAAACAAGACCGCTTAATCAGGGAGCACGATTAACTGCATGGGAGTTGGGAAAAAGCGGTGTAAAACATACGGTAATAACCGACAATGCAGGCGGGCACCTTATGCAAAACGGCATGGTTGACATTGTAATTGTTGGAACCGACAGAACAACATATAAAGGAGATGTTGCCAACAAAATAGGGACTTATCTGAAAGCTTTGGCCGCAAAAGATAATAATATCCCTTTTTATGTAGCTCTTCCATCAAGCACTTTTGACTGGAATATTGATAATATAAAAGATATGCCTATTGAGTTGCGAGATCCGGATGAAGTGCGTTATGTTCAGGGACTTGATATAGATATTATAAAAAGCGTTCTTATTACTCCAAAAGAAAGTCCTGCTGCTAATTTTGCATTTGATGTTACCCCTTCAAGGCTTGTTACCGGTTTTATCACCGAAAGGGGGATTTGCAGTGCTGAAAATATCAATGAGCTTTTTCCGGATAAGATAAAGATTAAAATTGCCTAA